A single window of Deinococcus betulae DNA harbors:
- a CDS encoding class I SAM-dependent methyltransferase, with the protein MSGEREAANARQFDALASTYDEVGFLTLAARLTATAAQVRPDEAVLDVMTGTGTVLAALGQHDGPLVGTDLSAGMLEVARRRVPGATFMQADAAALPFLAATFDTVICAAGLFFMPDMAGAVREWGRVLRPGGRLVVSVFGRGLLGELPGLWRAELAAVGLKPGAPPLGRLPTPEALTGVLQEAGLTDTRADLTPHPYTLPDPSARLADIRAGLEGLPMRDLPPEARLALDTQHRATLTPLFAAGPLTVPLPLIVGTGHASSGGRNAGAKCRVL; encoded by the coding sequence ATGAGCGGCGAGCGCGAGGCCGCCAACGCCCGGCAATTTGACGCCCTGGCCTCCACCTACGACGAGGTGGGATTTCTGACGCTGGCGGCGCGGTTGACGGCCACGGCAGCGCAGGTCCGCCCCGACGAGGCCGTGCTGGACGTGATGACCGGCACGGGCACGGTTTTGGCCGCACTGGGCCAGCATGACGGGCCGCTGGTGGGCACCGACCTCTCGGCGGGGATGCTGGAGGTCGCGCGGAGGCGGGTTCCAGGGGCCACGTTCATGCAGGCCGACGCCGCAGCCCTGCCCTTTCTAGCTGCAACCTTCGACACCGTGATCTGCGCCGCTGGCCTGTTTTTCATGCCGGACATGGCCGGGGCCGTGCGGGAGTGGGGACGGGTGCTGCGGCCCGGCGGCCGACTGGTGGTTTCGGTGTTTGGGCGGGGCCTGCTGGGCGAGTTGCCAGGCCTATGGCGGGCCGAGTTGGCCGCTGTGGGCCTCAAGCCGGGAGCGCCGCCTCTGGGCCGCCTGCCCACGCCTGAAGCCCTGACCGGCGTGCTGCAAGAAGCTGGGCTGACCGACACTCGGGCCGATCTGACCCCACATCCCTACACCCTGCCGGACCCCAGCGCCCGGCTGGCCGACATTCGCGCGGGGCTGGAAGGACTGCCGATGCGCGACCTGCCACCAGAAGCACGCCTGGCACTGGACACTCAGCACCGTGCCACGCTCACGCCTCTATTTGCCGCTGGGCCGCTGACAGTCCCGCTGCCCCTCATCGTCGGCACGGGACATGCATCTTCCGGGGGACGCAACGCAGGGGCAAAGTGTCGCGTACTGTGA
- a CDS encoding nicotinamide mononucleotide transporter family protein: protein MTLFGLTIPALALDLAGGLCVLVSLYYLWAKSSTYWHWSNASLLPYFLLFLSGKQWMFAGLQVTYLLFGLHGLYLWHLETRRARGEIQFNERGWYGVTWAASLLIFAYTVAATDFSAAWNWVQFAAVTLALVANFGTTRRWSWSWPVWVAVNAVQAVYFWHLDYWVLFGLQFVLAAMSMYGWRQWRRDDAREVAFA, encoded by the coding sequence ATGACCCTGTTCGGCCTGACCATTCCAGCTCTCGCCCTCGACCTGGCTGGCGGCCTGTGCGTGCTGGTCAGCCTGTACTACCTGTGGGCCAAGAGCAGCACCTACTGGCACTGGAGCAATGCGTCCCTGCTGCCTTACTTCCTGTTGTTTCTGTCCGGCAAGCAGTGGATGTTTGCGGGCTTGCAGGTGACATACCTGCTGTTTGGCCTGCACGGGCTGTACCTGTGGCACCTGGAAACGCGCCGGGCACGCGGCGAGATTCAGTTCAACGAGCGCGGCTGGTACGGCGTGACCTGGGCCGCCAGCCTGCTGATTTTTGCCTACACCGTCGCCGCAACCGATTTCAGCGCGGCCTGGAACTGGGTGCAGTTTGCGGCCGTCACGTTGGCCCTGGTCGCCAACTTTGGCACCACGCGCCGCTGGTCGTGGTCGTGGCCAGTCTGGGTAGCCGTCAACGCCGTGCAAGCGGTGTACTTCTGGCATCTGGACTACTGGGTGCTGTTCGGGCTGCAGTTCGTGCTGGCGGCCATGAGCATGTACGGCTGGCGGCAGTGGCGGCGCGACGACGCGCGGGAGGTGGCCTTTGCCTGA
- a CDS encoding TM2 domain-containing protein, translating into MTNPDDKTPAPAPDTAPSWVDDVLNSSSQAGAPTDLRISEGPRQSAPAPAWLEKPAAPQPAAPAPSWVDELAASPTAPLPPSSQPPAAPYDPASGAPTNDDWVTRATGGARNPTVPQGPPTAPAASPRPFDAFGDPSRQMAPSFGAGPLSSDVSQKKMIAGLLAIFLGSLGVHKFFLGQTTPGLLTLGVNVGVWIVALLLGVLTLGAGLLLTIPLAALVSSALGLLGLVEGIIYLTKSDSEFQRDYLLGGKAWL; encoded by the coding sequence ATGACCAACCCTGACGACAAGACGCCTGCCCCGGCCCCCGATACGGCGCCGTCCTGGGTGGATGACGTGCTGAACTCCTCCAGCCAGGCCGGTGCCCCCACCGATCTGCGGATTTCTGAGGGGCCTCGCCAGAGCGCACCGGCACCGGCCTGGTTAGAGAAGCCGGCGGCCCCTCAGCCCGCCGCCCCCGCACCCTCCTGGGTGGATGAATTGGCGGCCTCGCCCACGGCGCCGCTGCCGCCGTCGTCCCAGCCGCCTGCCGCGCCGTATGACCCGGCCAGTGGCGCCCCCACCAACGACGACTGGGTCACCCGCGCCACTGGCGGCGCGCGCAATCCGACCGTTCCGCAGGGACCGCCGACGGCCCCGGCTGCCAGCCCCCGCCCCTTTGACGCCTTTGGCGACCCCTCGCGCCAGATGGCCCCCTCCTTCGGCGCGGGGCCGCTGTCCAGCGACGTGTCTCAGAAGAAGATGATTGCGGGCTTGCTGGCCATCTTTCTAGGCAGCCTGGGCGTGCACAAGTTCTTCCTGGGGCAGACCACACCGGGCCTGCTGACGCTGGGCGTCAATGTGGGCGTGTGGATTGTGGCCCTGCTGCTGGGCGTGCTGACGCTGGGGGCCGGCCTGCTGCTCACCATTCCCCTGGCCGCACTGGTCAGCAGCGCCCTGGGTCTGCTGGGCCTGGTGGAAGGCATCATCTACCTGACCAAGAGTGACAGTGAGTTCCAGCGCGACTACCTGCTGGGCGGCAAAGCCTGGCTGTAA
- a CDS encoding AAA family ATPase, with the protein MPHRFQHGLVIGKFAPLHRGHLWLLDTALAQCEQVSVWVYSRPDFPDMPTPLRRNWLRELYPARLFPHLTLLPDAPNPPLNDEPDAVHQTYVRGVLEGWGIQPDAVFTSEHYGDALAAGLGAAHVCVDLPRAAFAVSGTALRADVHAGRAMLDPSVYAHFVRRVVILGAESTGKSTLTRVLGEAYGTAWVREYGRDVYEREQGALSPEHFLEIAWGHRALEDEAARTPGVHRWVFCDTDAATTLMWSYLLTGTARPELHALAADCAARYTHTFLCDTDLPHEQDGWRANTEVRAVQQAFIRQDLGTRGVPYTLLRGTVAERVAGVRAVLDASA; encoded by the coding sequence GTGCCACACCGCTTTCAGCACGGACTGGTTATTGGGAAGTTTGCCCCCCTGCACCGGGGCCACCTGTGGCTGCTGGACACGGCCCTGGCGCAGTGCGAGCAGGTCAGCGTGTGGGTCTATTCCCGCCCAGACTTTCCCGACATGCCCACGCCGCTGCGCCGGAACTGGCTGCGCGAGCTGTACCCGGCGCGGCTGTTTCCGCACCTCACCTTGCTGCCGGACGCCCCCAACCCGCCCCTGAACGACGAACCCGACGCGGTGCATCAGACCTACGTGCGGGGCGTGCTGGAAGGCTGGGGCATTCAGCCGGACGCCGTGTTCACCTCCGAACACTACGGCGACGCGCTGGCGGCCGGGTTGGGGGCGGCGCACGTCTGCGTGGACCTGCCGCGCGCGGCCTTTGCGGTCAGTGGCACGGCGCTGCGGGCCGATGTTCACGCGGGCCGAGCGATGCTGGACCCCAGCGTCTACGCCCACTTTGTGCGGCGGGTGGTCATCCTGGGCGCCGAAAGCACCGGCAAAAGCACCCTGACGCGCGTCCTGGGCGAAGCCTACGGCACGGCGTGGGTGCGCGAGTACGGCCGCGACGTGTACGAACGCGAGCAGGGCGCCCTGTCGCCCGAGCATTTTTTAGAAATCGCGTGGGGCCACCGGGCTCTTGAAGACGAGGCGGCCCGCACGCCGGGCGTCCACCGCTGGGTCTTTTGCGACACGGACGCCGCCACCACCCTGATGTGGTCGTATCTGCTGACCGGCACCGCGCGCCCCGAACTCCACGCCCTGGCCGCCGACTGCGCCGCGCGGTATACCCACACGTTCCTGTGCGACACCGACCTTCCACACGAACAGGACGGCTGGCGCGCCAACACCGAAGTGCGGGCAGTACAGCAGGCCTTTATCCGGCAGGACCTGGGCACACGCGGGGTGCCGTACACGCTGCTGCGCGGCACTGTGGCCGAGCGGGTGGCCGGGGTGCGCGCGGTGCTGGACGCCAGCGCATGA